The Microplitis mediator isolate UGA2020A chromosome 4, iyMicMedi2.1, whole genome shotgun sequence nucleotide sequence GAATCGCAAATACATTTTCAGTTACAATGAATTCATATAAGTGTGATAGTTGGAGAAGTCTGACAGGCTCTTTGAAAGGTTTTGTTTGCAGAAGAGTTATTATTGCAAAATGATGGCCAAGGCACTTacaattaccaattttttgacaatcgcatattttatcaataatttttataaaagaatgaagaagaccaaaacgtttttcattcaagtatttaaatgctacataagaagaattattttttaatgtttctttataattttttgatataaacaatataccatttaataataatcgaaaatattctAAACCATAAACACCtcgaataattattactatcattaattatatgttactaattgcaagtatttttttaaattgcggTGTAACTgtctaattttgttttattctgactttaatgtaactttttttaacttaaatctaAGTAAAATGCATTTAAATCGACGCAATTCTGACTTGAATGtgactttttttgtcttaaatctaAAAGAAATAGAGTCAAACTGAACCAGTTTTGACTTAAACGTGacttattttgtcttaaatcgaTCCTAACTAAGCCAGAAAAAGTCAAATCTAAGTCAAGTgttatggaaattttacactgactaaaaaaattaacgtagGTGAAATTTGAAagattttgacttaaattttaagtcataattaagattttttttcgacctGGGTATAACCAAACGAGATATTTCAGGCAACTTTGAACAAAACGTACACGGCGAAGGAGGAGCTTGTTAAACGAGTGGCTTGGGAGAAGAACCTGCTGAAAATTTATGAGCATAATTTGATGGCTGAAGCAGGCCATCACAGCTACACTCTGAGAGACAATCACATGGCAGATTTATGTACTCGccaatatatgaaaaatatggtaattatttttgtatatttataaaaaaaaaaaaaaaaggttttttatCGAAAACATTATCACTCGATAGGTAAAACTTGTACCGAGTCGGCGACGGAAAATTAGCGATAATGAAATAGTTGGTGCGGTTCTTCATGACCCGAAAACAATCCCCAGTCATTTAGACTGGCGACAAAAAGGATTTAGAACATTACCGGTAAATCAACAATCTTGCGGTAGTTGTTATGCCTACTCCATAACTGAAAGTATAGAAggtcaaatatttaaaaagactAAAACAATGATTTCATTGAGTGCTCAGCAGCTCGTCGATTGCAGTACCGTCACTGGAAATTTAGGATGTGCAGGCGGTTCTCTCAGAAATGctcttaaatatttagaaaaatctgGTGGACTTATGGAACAAAGAGCGTATCCTTACATTGCCCAGGTATAGTAcacacacggagaaaaaaatattgcgctCATCACTCAACGGTATCGTGATATTCACTCTCCTCGGTTGGGTATCCGTTGTATACGGAAAGTGCTGGTCTATCGGATCGTGATTATCACTATCCAGGCGGATCCCGAAATCATAAGATCGTTTCGCTATAGTAACGATCcgttttgttattataactaatttgaggttaaaatagataaatttataactttaacttcattacaattttatttttagctgtcattaataattacatattaataattctaataggtgcaataaaaaattattatttaatatcaagaaATGTAAAGTAATAGAATATAcgtaattaattgatgtaaattttagtcttttttttgtttcaaagataaattaaaaaattaatagataaaaaacAGAAATTCTTGCATTAGATATATAGTTagtattttttcattgttgTTGTGTgcgctttaaataattaataattttataaataaacactaTAATTTGCAAGATATGCattataaagtttaataatttggtTATGAGTGGTGGCGCTTGAGAAGTAGATCGCGATAATCACGATCCGTTTTGGTACGACATGGATACGTTAACTGACGATCACTATACATTTAAGTATATGCACAATCCGTAGGatcattattataagtatCTAGTGTATCATTcatatcgatatatatattgtggtaGTAGCAATACAATTTAGAACTAATCACGATACACTTGTCGCTCTCCGTTAGTGAGCGataaacacaatatttttttttccgtgcagtaaaaaagaattcgtcaaaatgtaaaaaaaaacacgcgTGTTAAAATCTTaagtgttgaaattttaacacttGTGTGTAAATTCAACAGACTTATTATCTTGTGTGCCTAGTTTTGATCCATTGATTTTTCAAGgcacaaaaatgttattttatattaaactaaCACTTTTTAAATGCCACTGTCAAATCAACAGGAATTTGTCAAAAATACTCTCAGccatcacaaaaaaatttttgaaaaattcaaagtaaaaaagACACTTCGTGGATGGAAATTTAACACATAATTCCTgttgatttgtttaaattacaCAAAGTGTTGTGATAACATCTAAGTGTGTAAAAATTGATGATTAAATCGTCAAGAATTTTAACGTTCAAGTGTGTAACTTTTTCTACACAAACGTCgtataggggagaccggggtgCTTTGGCCCCCTGGGGTACGaaggcccccctcaaaaattacgaaaaaaatttttttttgatttccgtcaagttatgacccctacaatgtttttatcacattttaaatcaatatgtgatatgtggggtaaaatggaccactcaaaaaaaaaaattgtaatgaaaaaatgattttttttttatttaccgtcaagttatgacctttataatatttttattatattttaggtcaatatgtgatatgtagggcaaaatggaccactcaaaaaaaaaaaattgtaacgaaaaaattattttttttttatttcccgtcaagttaattttttcgttacaatttttttttttttgagtggtccattttgccctacatatcacatattgacctaaaatataataaaaacattataaaggtcataacttgacggtaaataaaaaaaaaatcattttttcattacaattctttttttcgagtggtccattttaccccatatatcacatattcacctaaaatatgataaaaacattgtagtggtcataacttgacgggaaataaaaaaaaaattttttttataattttttggggagGGGGGCTTCGtgccccagaaaaaaaaaatttttttctttcgattttttacaaaatttcgacTGATTCTTCCGAAATTGAGGGAATATA carries:
- the LOC130666901 gene encoding procathepsin L, with amino-acid sequence MQLSKGCISLLLFSCICAQKNEIKILGNSKKLPQKISERLDEYWYIYKATLNKTYTAKEELVKRVAWEKNLLKIYEHNLMAEAGHHSYTLRDNHMADLCTRQYMKNMVKLVPSRRRKISDNEIVGAVLHDPKTIPSHLDWRQKGFRTLPVNQQSCGSCYAYSITESIEGQIFKKTKTMISLSAQQLVDCSTVTGNLGCAGGSLRNALKYLEKSGGLMEQRAYPYIAQEGQCKFQKNLSVVNITSWAILPARDERALQAAVATIGPIAISINASPRTFQLYHEGVYDDPLCSSDMVNHAMLIVGYTPNEWILKNWWGEQWGENGYMRLVKNKNRCGIANYAAYVRV